GATTGCCGACGCGATTGAACTGCGTGAACACCAGGTTCCAGATTTCGACGGAGCCGCCGTTCGAGTGGAAGAAAATCTCGCTGCACGGCCCGCACACGCCATCCGGCCCTTGGCTGGGGGCGCCGGCCGGCCAGAAGTTGTCGTCCTCGCCGAAGCGCTCGATCCTGTTCGAGGGCAGCTTGATCTCGTCAGTCCAGATCTTGGCGGCCTCGTCATCGTCGACGTAGACAGATACGCTGAGCTGCCCGCCCGGCAGGCCAAGCCATTTCTTGCTGGTCAGGAATTCCCAAGCCCAGTGGATCGCTTCGCGCTTGAAATAATCGCCGAAGCTGAAGTTGCCTAGCATCTCGAAGAACGTGTGGTGGTAGGCCGTCCGCCCCACATTATCGATGTCCCCCGTGCGGAGGCACTTCTGGCAGGTCGTGGCGCGGGTGAAGTCCAGCTTGCACTTGCCCAGGAAGTGATCCTTGAACTGGTTCATGCCGGCCGGCGTGAACAACACCGACGGATCCCAGGTGGGGACCAGCACGTCGCTGGGGCGGCGGACGCACCCCTTGGACTCGAAGAAGGTTAAATATTTTTCGCGTAATTCGTCCGTCTTCATCGGATTTCGCGCTCGGCGGCCACGGGATTTATCAGAAACCGGCCATCATAGCGGGGCCCGCCAAACGCGACCAGCGGAGCCGGGCAGTGTGCCAACTGGTGAATTGTCTGTACGCGGGTCGCGCATCAACGTTGGGATAGCGCCTATGGCCTTTGTTCAGCAGATTCCGTCGTGCTTCCAGGTTTTGGTTCCAACCACGACTCGTCAGGCCAGTGTCGCTTTTCACCAAATGACCGCGCTTCTTCGGGGCTCAGTAGCCCTTTGCGCACGTATAGCCGTTTCAGGCCGAGGTATGTTAAGAAACCCGCGAAAATAGCGACAACGAAACTCGTGCAAACCGCCACCACATCGAGCGCTGCGGGCCACGCGGCCGCACCAGCTAGGAAGTCCCGAAGCGTCACGCATCCAAATAACGACAGCACAGTTACAGCGATCGACAGCAGCGAACTCAACCACGTCAAGAAAACCAGACGCCATTTCATGCGCTTGCCGCGCATGTATTCGGGCTGGGTCAGCCTAAAACTCCGATGGCGCTGCATCTTCACGGAATCGTGTCCTGTACTCGTCCGAGTGGTCCGCTAGCGATCGCGAGCCACGAGATAGAGGACCAGAAAGGCGCGCGTCGGGTTCGGTGCCGCGATCGCGCTACGGCTGCGGATGCACCGTGACCATGTCGGTCTTGCCGGGGGCGGCGGCCAGACGTAGCGTCACGTCCCCATCCTTGTCGGCGACAGCCTTGGCGAATTCTTCCGGCGTTTCGACCCGCACACCGCCTACATGGCTCACCAGCATCAAACGCCGTAGGCCAGCCTCCCAGGCTGGGCTCCCTTCGGTCACATCGCGCACGATCACACAGGGGTCGGCCGGCGCGTCGCCTGAGTTTACTCGCGATTGATATTCGATCATGCCCGTGGCGTAATCGACCGAGAGTCCGCGCCAGGCCGGAGCCGGCTTCGTGACGACGATGTTCCCCTGCACCGGAAATTTGGCCAGCGTCACGCGCCGCGGAAAAATCCGGCCGCCGCGCTCGAGCGTGATGCGCGCCGGGCTGCCGGCCGGCAATCGGCCGATGTTCAACATCAGATCATCGCCGTCCCGAATGGGCTGATCGTTGACGCTCTTGATGACGTCGTTGGGGCGAATGTCGGCTTGCCGGGCCGGGCCCGCCGCATAGATCATGTCGACGCGAACGCCATTACCCGGCATTCCCTCGTCACGCCGGAACGTGATCCCGAGCAGCCCATGCGTCCGTTCTTCGCCGACCTTCAATCGATCGACGGTTTCGCGAAAGGCTTCGTCGACCGGAATGGCGTAACCGGCCGCCTGCTCATAGCCGGCCACGGCCGCCAGCGACGTGGTCAGCCCGATCATCTCGCCTTGCAGATTCAAGAGTGCGCCGCCGCTAGTCCCCAGGTTCAGCTTCGCGTCTGTCTGAATCAGCGAGCCGAAATGCTGCAGCGTCGGCCGACTGGGCGCGCCGTTGTCGCCTACGATCGGCGGACTTTTGCGCTGCAGATTCGCGACGATGCCCCAACTGGCGCTGGCCTGACCGTCGCGGGCAATCGCGTATGGATTCCCAAGCGCGATCACGATTTGACCTTTGCGCAGCTTCGTCCCGTCGCCAAACGTGATCGGCACGAAATCGTCATCCGGCGGGGGCTCTTTGACTTCCAGAATCGCCAGATCGCTGTAGGGCGAGGCCCCTTTCACTTCGGCCCGATAGACCTTGCGTGAAACCGTGGCCACATAGAAATGGCTTTTCTCATCCAGCGCAAGCGCGTGATGATTCGTCAGCACCAGGCCTTTGCCGACGATCACACCCGTGGCAAACGCCGTGGGAACGAACTCCGGATCGTTGGGACCTTGCTGCTGTTGTCCCAGCCCTTGCCGGCCGAAGAAGTTCGGCTGCGTGTCGGCCAGCCCGTTCCCCTTGTCGGCTACCCGGGCGATGCTGACGACCGACTTCTCGCTGCGCGCGATGGCCGCGATCAGGACCTCTTCCAGCGCCACCGCGGCGGCCAGCCCCGAGGGCTCGTCCGCCGCCAACGCGCGTGCCGGCAGGGCCAGCGCACTCGCAGAAAAAACAGCCGCACATAGACCAAACAAGATGGCTCGGTGCAAACTTGCCCGCGCTCCGCTCATGTCTTATCCGTCCCTTTCGCAATCCCGGCGGACGCCCCCTTAGGAACGCACCTGGAATCTCGGGGCCGCGGATCAAACACGATACGGCCCACAGGTTATTCGGCGTCGTCGCTGGCTGCTTCCCCAGGACTTGCCAAGGGGGGCACGGCCCCGGCCGACATGATCTTCTGCTTCAGCTCCTCGACGAAGGCGGGATTCTCGACCATGTAGGTTCGCGTCTTCTCGCGTCCCTGGCCCAATTGCACCTCGCCGTAACGGAACCAGGCTCCCGAGCGAACGACCAATTTCTGGGCCATGGCCAAGTCCAGGACGTCCCCTTCGTAGCTGATGCCGTTAGAATGCATCATATCAAACTCTGCCACGCGAAATGGCGGAGCGACCTTGTTTTTCACTACCTTGGCCTTCACCCGCTGGCCGACGACGTCCTCGCCTTCCTTCAACTGCCCAATGCGGCGGACGTCGATCCGGCACGAGCTGTAAAACTTCAACGCCCGGCCGCCGGGGGTCGTCTCGGGGCTGCCGAACATGACGCCAATTTTTTCGCGAATCTGATTGATAAAAATCACGCAGGTTTTGCTCTTAGCGATCGCCCCGGTCAGCTTACGCAGGGCCTGGCTCATCAGCCGGGCCTGCAGGCCGACGTGCGAATCGCCGATTTCCCCGTCGAGTTCCTTCTGCGGAACCAGAGCCGCTACGGAGTCGATCACGATCACATCCACGGCGTTGGATTTGATCAGCATTTCGGTAATCTGCATCGCCTCTTCGCCGCTTCCCGGCTGGCTCACCAGTAGCGTCTCGAGCTCCACGCCCAGCTTCTTCGCCCAACTGGGGTCCAAAGCGTGCTCGGCGTCGATAAAGGCCGCAATGCCACCGGCGCGCTGGGCCCGGGCCACCACGTGCAGGGCCAGGGTCGTCTTGCCGCTCGATTCCGGGCCGAAAATTTCGATGATGCGCCCCTTGGGCACCCCTGAGCCCCCCAGGGCCAGGTCCAGCGACAGGCTGCCCGTGGAAATGCCCTGAATCTGTCCGCCATGTTCAATGCCCAGGGGCATGATCGCCCCTTCACCGAACTGCTTTTCGATCTGGGCGACGGCAATTTTCAGCGGGGCATTGCTATCCAGAACCGACTTGGGCGTCTCTTTCTCGGCATTCCGCCCCGGCTTCGTCGTGGAACCTTCTTTTTTGACCATACGATGATTCGTTTTCACCGCGGTAACCATGCGCACAATCCTTGTTCTGGTAATAGCTTACGCCACGCGAATCCCGGCCAAGGCCGGCCGATTCACAGGCCTCTTGTGATGAACCAGTGAACGCATGAATACTATATCGGTGTACACTACCTCCTTCAAGAGAGAAATTCGCGGATTTTTGCCCCGCCCGGCCGAGCCGTCGGGCGGCCGACATTATGGTGCCGACCGCAGGCATTCGGCAATGATTTTCTGGCCATCGCCCCACGGCGTGGGACCTCGCCCCACGACTTAGGACCCGCCCAGTTCGGCCGTGGCAAGCGTCTCGTGATTCGGTCCGGCTCGCTCCAGCTCGCTCGAAAAGGTCACAACCTCGTCGACGTCGATAACGCCGGCCACGAAATTCGCGTGCTCTTCGAGCAGCCGCGCCATCTCGGCCATACCGCGATCGGCGTTTCGCACCCGCCCGATGGTCAGATGCGGGCGAAAGCGCCGCGGCTCGGGGCGAAAGCCGAGCTTGGCCAGCGACTGGTCCAGCCGTTGATGCAGATCCTGGATCTCGTCGACTCCGTCGTCCGCACCCAGCCAGATCGTGCGTGGCTGCGACAAATTGGGAAACGCCCCGGCGCCGGCCATCCGCAGCGAAAACGGCGGCACATCGGCTGTGGCCTGCGACACCGCCGCGCAAATTTCGGGGATCTCGCGCATGTCGACGTCCCCCAGAAATTTCAGCGTCAGGTGCATCTGCTCAGGCTTCACCCAGCGCACATTGGCGCCGGTCGCCTCGAGCTGGCTGATCAGCCGCGCGGCGCGTGAACGCACCTCGGACGATATTTCGACGGCGATGAAGGTCCGCACGCTGTTTTGCATGACATCACGAATTTCCCTGCCGAGCAGGCTAGAAACTGAGCATCTGCCGATATTCCGTCATGCGGCGTTCCAAATCGGCCCGTTCGATCTTCTTCATCCGCTCGAGGCTGAAATCTTCGACCGTGAAGCTGGCCACCAGCGTGCCGTACGCCAGGGCCGTCTTTAGCGTCTCGGGGTCGAATTTCTTCTGCTCAGCCAGGTAGCCCATCATGCCTCCGGCGAAGCTGTCGCCGGCGCCGGTGGGGTCGATCACGTCCGGCGTGGGATAGGCAGGCATAACGTAGGTTTCGTTCTCGCCAAAGAACATTGCCCCATGCTCCCCCTTCTTCACAACTACGAACTTCGGCCCCAGCGCCCGCACCGCGTGACCGGCGCGGACCAGGTTCTCTTCGCCGGTTAACAGCCGAGCTTCGCTATCGTTCAGCACCAGTCCGTCGATCCGCTTGAACAGGTCCAACAGCTCGTCTCGCTGAATATTGATCCACAGGTCCATCGTGTCCGCCACGACCAGCTCGGCATCGGGCACGCATTCCAGCACCTTGCGCTGGATGACCGGCGAGCCATTCCCCAGGAACACGAATCGCGAGCGGCGATACTCCTCAGGCATGACCGGGTCGAACTTGCCCAGCACGTTGAGGTGAACTTCCAGCGTCTCGCGGTCGTTCATGTTGGGCATGTACTTGCCGCTCCAGCGAAACGTTTTCTCGCCGGTCAGAACGTTCAAGCCGCGTGTATCGACGCCGCGCGATTCGAGCAGCGTCGTGTGCTCGGCCGGCCAATCGTCGCCGACATCGGCCACCAGGCTGGCCGGCGTGAAATAGCTGGCCGCATACGAAAAGAAAACGGCCGATCCGCCCAATACGTTATCGCGCTTCGCCGTCGGCGTTTCGACGCTATCCAGCGCCACCGATCCCCACACCAATAAAGACATTCCGTCCCCACCAATTCCAGAAAAGTGCCGAATCGCCCCCGAAAAAAATCCCCGCGTGCCGGCAGATTATGGACCAAACCGGCCCACATGCAAGACACAGCCCCCGGCCGTCACTCCGATATCGGGGCACCAGGCTTTGGAGACCCCTCTCCCTCTGGGAGTGGGCAGGGTAAGGGTGCGACGCGCGACGGCCGTCGCCACATGCAAATCAATTGCAGCTCACCACGAATGACTCGATTAACGCGAATGGGAAGAAATCGCGATGGTCGATCACAGTTCACGATCTCATGTTCGTGTCATTCGTGGTCGTCTTCTCAACGCCGCTCGACCCGCGTCACGATCCCTTCAGATAGCGATCGAAATGGTCGAAGGTCTCTTCGATCGAATGCTTCATCTCTTTGCCCACCCAGCCGTGGCCTGCGCCGATGATCAGTTCGACGCGTGCCGGGACGCCGGCGTTCGTTAGCGCCGTGGTCATCTGATACGCCTGGTCCGTGGGGATCAACGGATCGCGAGTGCCGAAGAAAAGCAGCATCGGGGAATCCCCCTTCGAAACATACGTGATCGGCGAGGCCTGTTTGCAGACTTCGATCTTTTCGCTGGGTCGGCCGCCGACGAAGCCGGCCAGAATCTGCGTAGACATCTCGGGGAACTCGCCCACCAGGTTGCAGGGCCCGACAAAGCTCACAACCGCCTGCACTTGGCTGGGACGATCCGAGTTGCCCCCTTCGCCTTCCAGTCCATCGCTGGTTCCCATCGTTCCCAGCATCATGGCCAGATGTGCGCCGGCCGACATGCCGATGGCGCCGATCTTGTCGGGATCGATATGCCGTTCCTTGGCGACGCTGCGCAGATAACGCACCGCGCACTTGGCGTCTTCGACCTGCGCAGGGAACAAATACTTCGGCGCGAAGCGGTAGCTGATCGTGGCCGCCACATAGCCGCGCGCCGCGGCCTGTTTGATCAGCCCGGTCAGATCCTGTCGGTTGCCGGCCCGCCAGCCACCGCCGTGAATGAACACCAGCGCCGGCACCGGATGATCGAGCCCCTTCGGGCTGGCGATATCGAGCTTCAATTCTTCATCGCCCCCTTTGCCGTACACGACGTCGGTTTCGTAGTCGACGTCCGGCTCGTCAGCGCACAGGGCCCGCGAATCTAACGCCGTAGCTACAAGAATCAGCGCGATGGCCGTGGCCAGCCAGCGACGTTTGGATTGATAGGTATTGAGGCAGTGCGAGTGCATGGCGTTCTCCTGAAAGATATCGCGGCCGAAGGCGCAGAAGGGGCGACGCGAGACGATGCGATTCACCCATCCCGCGGTGCGACGATTCTAAAGCGGAGAATCGCGCAATGCCATGCACCAGGCCAGCAACTCGCAGGAGAACCGCGAGGTTGAGAATCTGCGCCTCGACTTCTGTAGCCCGGTTCCGTAGCTGGCCTCTTCGAGGCCGGGGCATCACTATGCCGCTCCGGGGTCGCATACCCCGGCTACAGAAGGGCCGACCTAGCGGCGCTGCTGCTGTGTCGTGGCCGGCTTGCTGCCGGTCTTGGTCTTCGACGTCGTGCCCTGTTTCGTGGCCTGTTTCGTGGCCTGCTTCGTAGCCGGCTTTGCACCGGGCTTCGCGGCTGGCTTGGCGCCGTTGCGAGTGGTCGTCTTGGTGTTGGGCTGTGGGGGCGGGGCGGGGCGCGTGCCCGGCGCCGTCTTCTTGCCCGGCGCCACGACGACTGCCGGCTTGGCCTTGTCCGGAGTTGTCATGGCCGGGGCCGTTTTTTCCGCGGCCGCCTCGGTGGCGGGCTTTGTCAGCGCCGGTTCTTCGGTCGTCACGGCCGGGATGTCTACTTTCGCCGCGACTTCGTCCGGCTTCGCTTCTTCTTCCTTCACCGTTTCGGCGACTGTCTCGGCCACAACGGTTTCTTCCGTGACAGTCTCGGTCACCTTCTCGGGCGCGAGCCGTTCCTTGCCCACCGGCGCACGGCTGGCGGTCGCAGCCACCTCGGGCAGCAGCTCCTCGGTGAATCTCGTCACGTAATGCAGGCTGCTCGCTTCCCCCTGAAAGCCGATCACGCGCTTGTCGATGTCGGTTTGCTGTCCGACGACGCGGCCGGCGGCGATGTCGAACCGCACGGTGCCATCGGTTACGTGCTGAATCAATTGCGCCTCGAGCGCGGGGTCGCGGATCGGCGTCAGCACGACCGTCTCGACGCGAATCGTGGCGATGCCGTTGTCGACCTCGACGAGCGTGAAGTCTTGCCGCGTCTTCACCTGTTTGTTGCTACCGTCTTTCTGGCGCACGCTGGTGTCGTGCGGGAAGGACCACTTATCGTTCACCGCTACGGCCTTGTCCGGCAACGGCAATGTCATCTCGGCATTCGCGGCATGCGGCTGAGTGCGTTCTTCGTGTCGCTTGACGACGTGCCCCTGGTTGCTGAGCACGATCGTGCTCAGGGGCACGTCGACGGCCTTGGCAACGTCTTCGAATTCCGCCGGAATGAATTGGTCGGTCTCGCTGTTATAGCGCACGTCCTGCCGGCCGCTGACCGATTGCCGCATGTCGACGCTTTCGACCGAATGCACGAACGTGGCCTGCCCGGCGGTCTCGTCGATTTCCTTGACTTGCCACAGCTTGACCGACTCGCTGCGCGTCTCGGCCGTTTGCGTGGTGCCCGAGACCGTGGTGCGCACGAGCGCCTGATGCACGATCTTCCAGCGAATCTTTTCGCCCGGCCGGAACGAGTACCGCAATAAATACTTGGGCGCCTCGGCAGCTTTGTCCGGCGCGGCTTCCTCGCCGGCGATCGCCGTGGGCAAGGAGTTCAGACCGATGGCCAGCGCCAGGCAGAAGGAAAATGCGTTGCGGCTCATCCTGCTCGCGTCCTTTCGAGTCAGTGGAGGACCAATGATTTGTCTATCAATCGCACGCCAAGCA
The Pirellulales bacterium genome window above contains:
- a CDS encoding PfkB family carbohydrate kinase, with protein sequence MSLLVWGSVALDSVETPTAKRDNVLGGSAVFFSYAASYFTPASLVADVGDDWPAEHTTLLESRGVDTRGLNVLTGEKTFRWSGKYMPNMNDRETLEVHLNVLGKFDPVMPEEYRRSRFVFLGNGSPVIQRKVLECVPDAELVVADTMDLWINIQRDELLDLFKRIDGLVLNDSEARLLTGEENLVRAGHAVRALGPKFVVVKKGEHGAMFFGENETYVMPAYPTPDVIDPTGAGDSFAGGMMGYLAEQKKFDPETLKTALAYGTLVASFTVEDFSLERMKKIERADLERRMTEYRQMLSF
- a CDS encoding trypsin-like peptidase domain-containing protein — its product is MSGARASLHRAILFGLCAAVFSASALALPARALAADEPSGLAAAVALEEVLIAAIARSEKSVVSIARVADKGNGLADTQPNFFGRQGLGQQQQGPNDPEFVPTAFATGVIVGKGLVLTNHHALALDEKSHFYVATVSRKVYRAEVKGASPYSDLAILEVKEPPPDDDFVPITFGDGTKLRKGQIVIALGNPYAIARDGQASASWGIVANLQRKSPPIVGDNGAPSRPTLQHFGSLIQTDAKLNLGTSGGALLNLQGEMIGLTTSLAAVAGYEQAAGYAIPVDEAFRETVDRLKVGEERTHGLLGITFRRDEGMPGNGVRVDMIYAAGPARQADIRPNDVIKSVNDQPIRDGDDLMLNIGRLPAGSPARITLERGGRIFPRRVTLAKFPVQGNIVVTKPAPAWRGLSVDYATGMIEYQSRVNSGDAPADPCVIVRDVTEGSPAWEAGLRRLMLVSHVGGVRVETPEEFAKAVADKDGDVTLRLAAAPGKTDMVTVHPQP
- a CDS encoding alpha/beta hydrolase is translated as MHSHCLNTYQSKRRWLATAIALILVATALDSRALCADEPDVDYETDVVYGKGGDEELKLDIASPKGLDHPVPALVFIHGGGWRAGNRQDLTGLIKQAAARGYVAATISYRFAPKYLFPAQVEDAKCAVRYLRSVAKERHIDPDKIGAIGMSAGAHLAMMLGTMGTSDGLEGEGGNSDRPSQVQAVVSFVGPCNLVGEFPEMSTQILAGFVGGRPSEKIEVCKQASPITYVSKGDSPMLLFFGTRDPLIPTDQAYQMTTALTNAGVPARVELIIGAGHGWVGKEMKHSIEETFDHFDRYLKGS
- the recA gene encoding recombinase RecA; translated protein: MVKKEGSTTKPGRNAEKETPKSVLDSNAPLKIAVAQIEKQFGEGAIMPLGIEHGGQIQGISTGSLSLDLALGGSGVPKGRIIEIFGPESSGKTTLALHVVARAQRAGGIAAFIDAEHALDPSWAKKLGVELETLLVSQPGSGEEAMQITEMLIKSNAVDVIVIDSVAALVPQKELDGEIGDSHVGLQARLMSQALRKLTGAIAKSKTCVIFINQIREKIGVMFGSPETTPGGRALKFYSSCRIDVRRIGQLKEGEDVVGQRVKAKVVKNKVAPPFRVAEFDMMHSNGISYEGDVLDLAMAQKLVVRSGAWFRYGEVQLGQGREKTRTYMVENPAFVEELKQKIMSAGAVPPLASPGEAASDDAE
- the thpR gene encoding RNA 2',3'-cyclic phosphodiesterase, giving the protein MQNSVRTFIAVEISSEVRSRAARLISQLEATGANVRWVKPEQMHLTLKFLGDVDMREIPEICAAVSQATADVPPFSLRMAGAGAFPNLSQPRTIWLGADDGVDEIQDLHQRLDQSLAKLGFRPEPRRFRPHLTIGRVRNADRGMAEMARLLEEHANFVAGVIDVDEVVTFSSELERAGPNHETLATAELGGS